From one Streptomyces mobaraensis genomic stretch:
- a CDS encoding YlbL family protein — translation MPRRTATMLASLLTLIALLCAGVLIPVPYAEMSPGPTVNTLGDHDGEPVLQISGRKTYPTSGHLNMTTVRVTGSQYRMNMIEAVYGWLDHDKLVVPHSTLYPDDKSPDQLNQETAEEFSQSQESAKVAALKQLDIPVPTRVVVASVVKASPAEGALHAGDVIKTVDGSEVRQPGDVAKFVTRHKPGEKVAFTVVPAKEAAAAEKEKRQPRGTESVTVVTREAPGDKRAIVGIQAGTAHTFPFPINIKLADVGGPSAGLMFALGIVDKLTPDDLTGGKFVAGTGTIDDDGKVGPIGGIEMKTVGARNKGARFFLTPKDNCAAAAKDTPSGLTLVKVETIGDALKSLEKIRKGDAAGLPRCTAG, via the coding sequence ATGCCCCGCCGCACCGCGACGATGCTCGCCTCCCTGTTGACCCTGATCGCGCTGCTCTGCGCCGGCGTGCTGATCCCCGTGCCGTACGCGGAGATGTCGCCGGGGCCGACCGTGAACACCCTGGGCGATCACGACGGGGAGCCGGTGCTCCAGATCTCGGGGCGCAAGACGTATCCGACCAGCGGGCACCTCAACATGACCACGGTCCGGGTCACCGGCTCGCAGTACCGGATGAACATGATCGAGGCGGTCTACGGCTGGCTGGACCACGACAAGCTGGTGGTCCCGCACAGCACGCTCTACCCGGACGACAAGTCTCCCGACCAGCTCAACCAGGAGACCGCGGAGGAGTTCAGCCAGTCCCAGGAGAGCGCCAAGGTGGCGGCGCTCAAGCAGCTGGACATCCCCGTTCCCACCCGGGTCGTGGTGGCCTCCGTCGTCAAGGCGAGCCCCGCCGAGGGCGCGCTGCACGCGGGCGACGTGATCAAGACGGTGGACGGTTCCGAGGTCCGGCAGCCCGGTGACGTCGCGAAGTTCGTCACCCGGCACAAGCCCGGCGAGAAGGTCGCCTTCACGGTCGTCCCGGCCAAGGAGGCCGCCGCCGCGGAGAAGGAGAAGCGGCAGCCGCGCGGGACGGAGTCCGTCACCGTGGTGACGCGTGAGGCGCCCGGTGACAAGCGGGCCATCGTGGGCATCCAGGCGGGGACGGCGCACACCTTCCCGTTCCCGATCAACATCAAGCTGGCCGACGTCGGCGGGCCGAGCGCCGGCCTCATGTTCGCCCTGGGGATAGTCGACAAGTTGACACCGGACGACCTGACCGGCGGGAAGTTCGTCGCCGGCACCGGGACGATCGACGACGACGGCAAGGTCGGGCCGATCGGCGGCATCGAGATGAAGACGGTCGGCGCCCGGAACAAGGGGGCCCGGTTCTTCCTGACCCCCAAGGACAACTGCGCGGCCGCCGCCAAGGACACCCCGTCCGGGCTGACGCTCGTCAAGGTGGAGACGATAGGCGACGCGCTGAAGTCCCTGGAGAAGATCCGCAAGGGGGACGCGGCCGGCCTGCCGCGCTGCACGGCAGGCTAG
- a CDS encoding NUDIX hydrolase, which yields MSLRLREDAERVLKEWPAPPGDAQQEALRLAYLEHLAGHPDGMWKACRDGHVTASALVVDPSRGRVLLTLHRKLGMWLQMGGHCEPEDATLAAAALREATEESGIASGLALLPGGPVRLDRHHTPCAWHLDVQYAALAPEGAEAAISDESLDLRWFGYDEVASVADASVVRLVERVRALV from the coding sequence GTGAGCCTTCGCCTTCGGGAGGACGCGGAGCGGGTGCTCAAGGAGTGGCCCGCTCCGCCCGGTGACGCGCAGCAGGAAGCGCTGCGGCTCGCGTACCTGGAGCACCTGGCCGGCCACCCGGACGGCATGTGGAAGGCGTGCCGGGACGGCCACGTCACGGCCAGCGCCCTGGTGGTGGACCCGTCCCGCGGCCGGGTGCTGCTGACGCTCCACCGCAAGCTGGGGATGTGGCTGCAGATGGGCGGCCACTGCGAGCCGGAGGACGCCACGCTGGCGGCGGCCGCGCTGCGCGAGGCCACGGAGGAGTCGGGCATCGCGAGCGGGCTGGCCCTGCTGCCGGGCGGCCCGGTCCGGCTGGACCGGCACCACACGCCCTGCGCCTGGCACTTGGACGTGCAGTACGCGGCGCTGGCGCCGGAGGGCGCCGAGGCGGCGATCAGCGACGAGTCGCTGGACCTGCGGTGGTTCGGCTACGACGAGGTGGCCTCGGTGGCCGACGCGTCGGTGGTACGGCTGGTGGAGCGGGTGCGGGCGCTGGTGTAG
- a CDS encoding zinc-dependent metalloprotease — protein sequence MSDTPFGFNLPPEEPEDGDNGKKKGGDQGGRGQDPANPFGFGSGAGGADNPFAALFGGGGNPAFGGMNPGDLGAAFQQLGQMLSYEGGPVNWDMAKDIARQTVAQGTADGSKDASVSAGERAAVQEAVRLADLWLDGVTSLPSGSGTAVAWSRAEWVEATLPVWRELVDPVAERVGSAMGDVLPEEMQAMAGPLLGMMRSMGGAMFGTQIGQAVGVLAGEVVGSTDIGLPLGPAGKAALLPVNVEAFGSGLGVPQEEVRLYLALREAAHQRLFAHVPWLRSHLFGAVEGYARGIKVDTSKLEDVVGQLDPTRPEQMQEALQQGMFQPEDSPEQKAALARLETALALVEGWVDAVVHAAAAPHLPSAGALRETLRRRRATGGPAEQTFATLIGLELRPRRLRDASRLWASLTDARGADGRDALWEHPDMLPTAGDLDDPDGFVHREHLDFSELDKMLGEAAGGGQDKGKPDLRKDSEDGRGNGEDGA from the coding sequence GTGAGTGACACCCCATTCGGATTCAATCTTCCGCCGGAGGAGCCGGAGGACGGCGACAACGGCAAGAAGAAGGGCGGTGACCAGGGTGGCCGTGGCCAGGATCCGGCGAACCCGTTCGGATTCGGTTCCGGAGCGGGCGGCGCGGACAATCCCTTCGCCGCGCTGTTCGGCGGTGGCGGGAACCCGGCCTTCGGGGGCATGAACCCCGGCGACCTGGGCGCCGCCTTCCAGCAGCTCGGCCAGATGCTCTCGTACGAGGGCGGCCCGGTGAACTGGGACATGGCCAAGGACATCGCGCGGCAGACCGTCGCGCAGGGCACCGCCGACGGCTCCAAGGACGCCAGCGTCTCGGCCGGCGAGCGGGCCGCGGTCCAGGAGGCCGTCCGGCTGGCCGACCTCTGGCTGGACGGCGTGACCTCGCTCCCGTCGGGCTCCGGCACCGCCGTGGCGTGGAGCCGCGCGGAGTGGGTCGAGGCGACCCTGCCGGTGTGGCGGGAGCTGGTCGACCCGGTCGCCGAGCGCGTCGGCTCCGCCATGGGCGACGTACTGCCCGAGGAGATGCAGGCCATGGCCGGACCGCTGCTGGGCATGATGCGCAGCATGGGCGGCGCCATGTTCGGTACGCAGATCGGCCAGGCCGTCGGCGTGCTGGCGGGCGAGGTCGTGGGCTCCACCGACATCGGCCTGCCGCTGGGCCCGGCCGGCAAGGCGGCCCTGCTGCCGGTGAACGTCGAGGCGTTCGGTTCCGGCCTCGGGGTGCCGCAGGAGGAGGTGCGCCTGTACCTGGCGCTGCGCGAGGCCGCCCACCAGCGCCTGTTCGCGCACGTGCCGTGGCTGCGCTCGCACCTCTTCGGTGCCGTCGAGGGCTACGCCCGGGGCATCAAGGTGGACACCTCCAAGCTGGAGGACGTCGTCGGCCAGCTCGATCCCACGCGGCCCGAGCAGATGCAGGAGGCGCTCCAGCAGGGCATGTTCCAGCCGGAGGACTCGCCGGAGCAGAAGGCGGCCCTGGCCCGGCTGGAGACCGCGCTGGCGCTGGTCGAGGGCTGGGTGGACGCCGTCGTGCACGCGGCCGCGGCGCCGCACCTGCCGTCCGCCGGGGCGCTGCGCGAGACGCTGCGCCGCCGCCGGGCGACCGGCGGCCCGGCCGAGCAGACCTTCGCGACCCTGATCGGCCTGGAGCTCCGCCCGCGCCGGCTGCGCGACGCGTCGCGGCTGTGGGCCTCCCTCACCGACGCGCGCGGCGCCGACGGCCGGGACGCGCTGTGGGAGCACCCGGACATGCTGCCGACCGCCGGGGACCTGGACGACCCGGACGGCTTCGTCCACCGGGAGCACCTGGACTTCTCCGAGCTCGACAAGATGCTCGGCGAGGCGGCCGGGGGCGGTCAGGACAAGGGCAAGCCGGACCTGAGGAAGGACTCCGAGGACGGCCGGGGGAACGGCGAGGACGGCGCGTGA
- a CDS encoding SDR family oxidoreductase → MSSPDREVRAARNGSARDSTSPTGRRPVVAVTGAARGVGALLTRRLAASEEVKHVLAIDERRGDVSEAQWHVLDVRDPAIAEKLRGADVVVHLALDLDLETDPAARTAYNVRGTQTVLTAAAAAGVHRVVLCTSAMVYGAHPDNDVPLDEDAELRATAEATGVGDLLEIERLARRAPRAHPGLNVTVLRPAVLVGGTDTALTRYFESPRLLVVAGSRPVWQFCHVEDLVSALEFAALEKAEGELAVGCDGWLEQEEVEELTGIRRMELPSAVALGAASRLHRLGLTPSPAGDLEYTMHPWVVSGHRLHAAGWRPRWTNEEVLAELLEEVAGRHTVAGRRLGRKDATAAGAAGATVALLGTAALVRRARKARRRV, encoded by the coding sequence GTGAGTTCCCCCGACCGAGAAGTTCGCGCAGCGCGAAACGGTTCCGCGCGAGACAGTACGAGCCCGACCGGCCGACGGCCCGTGGTCGCGGTCACCGGCGCCGCCCGCGGCGTCGGTGCGCTGCTCACCCGGCGGCTCGCCGCGTCCGAGGAGGTCAAGCACGTCCTCGCCATCGACGAGCGCCGCGGCGACGTCAGTGAGGCGCAGTGGCATGTCCTGGACGTCCGCGACCCGGCGATCGCGGAGAAGCTGCGGGGCGCCGACGTCGTCGTCCACCTCGCGCTCGACCTGGACCTGGAGACCGATCCGGCCGCCCGCACCGCCTACAACGTTCGCGGCACCCAGACCGTGCTGACGGCCGCCGCGGCGGCCGGGGTGCACCGCGTGGTGCTGTGCACCTCGGCGATGGTCTACGGCGCGCACCCCGACAACGACGTGCCCCTCGACGAGGACGCCGAGCTGCGGGCGACCGCCGAGGCCACCGGCGTCGGCGATCTGCTGGAGATCGAACGCCTGGCCCGCCGCGCGCCCCGGGCGCACCCCGGGCTGAACGTCACCGTGCTGCGGCCCGCCGTCCTCGTCGGGGGTACGGACACGGCCCTGACCCGTTACTTCGAGTCGCCGCGGCTGCTGGTGGTGGCCGGGTCCCGGCCGGTGTGGCAGTTCTGCCACGTCGAGGACCTGGTGAGCGCCCTGGAGTTCGCCGCGCTGGAGAAGGCCGAGGGCGAGCTGGCGGTGGGCTGCGACGGCTGGCTGGAGCAGGAGGAGGTCGAGGAGCTCACCGGCATCCGCCGCATGGAGCTGCCGTCGGCCGTGGCGCTGGGGGCGGCCTCCCGGCTGCACCGCCTGGGTCTGACGCCGTCCCCCGCGGGCGACCTCGAGTACACGATGCACCCCTGGGTGGTCAGCGGCCACCGGCTGCACGCCGCCGGCTGGCGGCCGCGCTGGACCAACGAGGAGGTCCTGGCGGAGCTGCTGGAGGAGGTCGCCGGACGGCACACGGTCGCCGGCCGGCGGCTCGGCCGCAAGGACGCGACGGCGGCCGGCGCGGCCGGGGCCACCGTGGCGCTGCTGGGCACGGCGGCCCTGGTCCGGCGGGCGCGCAAGGCCCGGCGGCGGGTGTAG
- a CDS encoding PPA1309 family protein, which translates to MSSNAGSPSHPDRPEAGTPPMAASPLTRAVLEIDDYASGLGWDQPARLFALVDTAKLRTQEPALAAQLGLDEAAGGAPAPSYTPIEQDELPAGTALDEFLATIAWPDAVTGCALTVERLMLPPSAEGAVPHGMNEKQLAKWVAKHPERQEVRMTVAVLRDGARESAVRLREKDSPTEVLTGPDLVPGLAEALAATFAD; encoded by the coding sequence ATGTCCAGCAATGCCGGCTCCCCGAGCCACCCCGATCGCCCCGAAGCGGGCACGCCCCCGATGGCCGCCAGCCCGCTGACCCGCGCCGTCCTCGAGATCGACGACTACGCCTCCGGCCTCGGCTGGGACCAGCCCGCCCGGCTCTTCGCCCTCGTCGACACCGCGAAGCTCCGCACCCAGGAGCCCGCCCTGGCCGCCCAGCTCGGCCTCGACGAGGCGGCCGGCGGCGCGCCCGCCCCCTCCTACACCCCCATCGAGCAGGACGAACTTCCCGCGGGCACCGCCCTCGACGAGTTCCTCGCCACCATCGCCTGGCCGGACGCGGTGACGGGCTGCGCCCTGACCGTGGAGCGGCTGATGCTTCCGCCGTCCGCCGAGGGGGCCGTGCCTCACGGGATGAACGAGAAGCAGCTCGCCAAGTGGGTCGCGAAGCACCCGGAGCGGCAGGAGGTGCGGATGACGGTCGCCGTGCTGCGGGACGGGGCCCGCGAGTCCGCCGTCCGGCTGCGCGAGAAGGACTCGCCGACCGAGGTGCTCACCGGCCCGGACCTGGTGCCCGGCCTGGCCGAGGCGCTGGCCGCGACCTTCGCGGACTGA
- a CDS encoding UPF0182 family membrane protein — translation MPDRGGGPTGPRIRVGRPSRRVRTLLMTLGVLAALAMLFVMFAGFWTDWLWYRSVHYSSVFTTTLGTKIGLFAVFGLLMAVAVGFNIWLAHRLRPPLSAMSAEQQSLDRYRMSIAPYKKWVLLAVTALVGLVAGASAAGQWRTWLQWINGVSFHQKDPQFHKDISFYTFDLPWYRFLLSFGFAAAVLSLIAAALVHYLYGGLRLTSPGHRATAAATGHLSVLLGLFVALKAVAYWLDRYGLAVKSSGLRSADGWTGLRYVDANAYLPAKTILFIIALICAVLFFATLWRRTWQLPVIGFGLMVLSAILIGGLYPAIVQKFQVSPNEQTKEAPYIAKNIKATRAAYGIDDTKVDDRYPGKSDAGGKDKNKLREMANSTASLRLLDPNIVSPAFQQERQDRGYYQFPSTLDVDRYTVQGKEQDTVIGLRELNIKGIPERNWINDHFKYTHGYGAVTAKGTSVPKGGGPDFQSDGTLGSYEPRVYYGEKTTQYSIVGGPQKEIDKPGDEGKESFGYDGKGGVALSNPVNRAAYAVAFGEPKILYSGAIGKGSKILYNRTPKERVEAVAPWLTIDGDAYPAVVDHRIQWIVDAYTTTNGYPYASRTTLGDTTTDSLTTGQRAVVAQQNQVNYIRNSVKATVDAYDGTVKLYQWDTEDPVLKTWMKAFPGTVKPKGEISTDLKAHLRYPQDLFKVQRELLARYHVTDPAAFYTGSQRWQVPDDPTNKGNAVPPYYLSMRMPDQKDQTFSLTTTFTPKNRPNLGAFMAVDADAKSDGYGRIRILEPKGAVWGPEQAQSNFNSNSDVASLIRLLKGGDSEVEYGNLLTVPLDGGFLYVEPVYVRGARANYPLLRKVLVNYGEKIAFRDTLGEALDEVFGKQQGETGKQPPDTTRPSTANPTVKQAVKDAQDAWAVGQKALEQKDLEAYGKAQKSLKDALDRLAKAEEEAEKKADGKPAGKQDEGKRTDG, via the coding sequence ATGCCGGACCGCGGCGGAGGCCCGACAGGGCCACGGATCAGAGTCGGCCGACCGTCCCGGCGTGTCCGGACCCTGCTGATGACCCTGGGTGTGCTGGCTGCGCTGGCCATGCTCTTCGTCATGTTCGCGGGGTTCTGGACGGACTGGCTCTGGTACCGCTCGGTGCACTATTCGTCGGTCTTCACCACCACCCTCGGCACCAAGATCGGCCTGTTCGCCGTCTTCGGCCTGCTGATGGCCGTGGCGGTGGGGTTCAACATCTGGCTGGCGCACCGGTTGCGCCCGCCGCTGAGCGCGATGTCGGCCGAGCAGCAGAGCCTCGACCGCTACCGGATGAGCATCGCGCCGTACAAGAAGTGGGTCCTGCTGGCGGTCACCGCGCTGGTCGGTCTGGTGGCGGGCGCGTCCGCGGCCGGGCAGTGGCGCACCTGGCTCCAGTGGATCAACGGCGTCTCCTTCCACCAGAAGGACCCGCAGTTCCACAAGGACATCTCCTTCTACACGTTCGACCTGCCCTGGTACCGCTTCCTGCTGAGCTTCGGCTTCGCGGCGGCCGTGCTGTCGCTGATCGCCGCGGCCCTGGTGCACTACCTCTACGGCGGTCTGCGGCTGACCAGCCCGGGCCACCGGGCCACCGCGGCGGCCACCGGGCACCTGTCCGTCCTGCTGGGCCTGTTCGTCGCGCTCAAGGCCGTGGCGTACTGGCTGGACCGGTACGGGCTGGCCGTGAAGTCGAGCGGGCTGCGGTCGGCGGACGGCTGGACGGGGCTGCGGTACGTGGACGCCAACGCCTATCTGCCGGCCAAGACGATCCTCTTCATCATCGCGCTGATCTGTGCGGTGCTGTTCTTCGCGACGCTCTGGCGGCGCACCTGGCAGCTGCCGGTCATCGGCTTCGGCCTGATGGTGCTCTCGGCGATACTGATCGGCGGGCTCTACCCGGCGATCGTGCAGAAGTTCCAGGTCTCGCCGAACGAGCAGACCAAGGAAGCGCCGTACATCGCCAAGAACATCAAGGCGACGCGGGCGGCGTACGGGATCGACGACACCAAGGTCGACGACCGGTACCCGGGCAAGAGCGACGCCGGCGGCAAGGACAAGAACAAGCTGCGCGAGATGGCGAACTCCACCGCGAGCCTGCGGCTGCTGGACCCGAACATCGTCTCGCCGGCCTTCCAGCAGGAGCGCCAGGACCGCGGCTACTACCAGTTCCCGTCCACCCTGGACGTCGACCGCTACACGGTGCAGGGCAAGGAGCAGGACACCGTCATCGGCCTGCGCGAGCTCAACATCAAGGGCATTCCCGAGCGGAACTGGATCAACGACCACTTCAAGTACACCCACGGCTACGGCGCGGTGACCGCCAAGGGCACCTCGGTGCCGAAGGGCGGCGGTCCGGACTTCCAGTCGGACGGCACCCTGGGCTCGTACGAGCCGCGCGTGTACTACGGGGAGAAGACCACCCAGTACTCCATCGTCGGCGGGCCGCAGAAGGAGATCGACAAGCCCGGTGACGAGGGCAAGGAGAGCTTCGGCTACGACGGCAAGGGCGGCGTCGCGCTGTCCAACCCGGTCAACCGCGCGGCGTACGCCGTGGCGTTCGGCGAGCCGAAGATCCTCTACTCGGGCGCCATCGGCAAGGGCTCCAAGATCCTCTACAACCGGACGCCGAAGGAGCGCGTCGAGGCGGTGGCGCCCTGGCTGACCATCGACGGCGACGCCTACCCCGCCGTGGTGGACCACCGCATCCAGTGGATCGTGGACGCCTATACGACGACCAACGGCTATCCGTACGCCTCCCGCACCACACTGGGCGACACCACCACCGACTCGTTGACGACCGGTCAACGCGCCGTTGTCGCACAGCAGAACCAGGTCAACTACATCCGCAACTCGGTGAAGGCGACCGTCGACGCCTACGACGGCACGGTCAAGCTCTACCAGTGGGACACCGAGGACCCGGTGCTCAAGACCTGGATGAAGGCGTTCCCGGGCACGGTCAAGCCGAAGGGCGAGATCAGCACGGACCTGAAGGCGCATCTGCGCTACCCGCAGGACCTGTTCAAGGTGCAGCGCGAGCTGCTGGCCCGCTACCACGTCACCGATCCGGCGGCGTTCTACACGGGCAGCCAGCGCTGGCAGGTGCCGGACGACCCGACCAACAAGGGCAACGCGGTGCCGCCGTACTACCTGAGCATGCGGATGCCGGACCAGAAGGACCAGACGTTCTCGCTGACGACGACCTTCACGCCCAAGAACCGCCCCAACCTGGGCGCGTTCATGGCGGTCGACGCGGACGCGAAGAGCGACGGCTACGGCCGGATCAGAATCCTCGAGCCCAAGGGCGCGGTCTGGGGCCCCGAGCAGGCGCAGAGCAATTTCAACAGCAATTCGGACGTCGCCAGCCTGATCAGGCTTCTCAAGGGCGGTGATTCCGAGGTCGAGTACGGAAATCTGCTGACCGTGCCTCTGGACGGCGGTTTCCTGTACGTGGAACCCGTGTACGTCCGCGGTGCCAGGGCGAATTACCCGCTGCTGCGGAAGGTGCTCGTCAACTACGGCGAGAAGATCGCCTTCAGGGACACCCTGGGTGAGGCCCTGGACGAGGTCTTCGGCAAGCAGCAGGGCGAGACCGGCAAGCAGCCGCCGGACACCACGCGTCCGTCCACCGCCAACCCCACGGTCAAGCAGGCGGTCAAGGACGCGCAGGACGCGTGGGCCGTCGGCCAGAAGGCGCTGGAGCAGAAGGACTTGGAGGCGTACGGAAAGGCGCAGAAGAGTCTGAAGGACGCCCTCGACCGGCTGGCCAAGGCCGAGGAGGAGGCCGAGAAGAAGGCGGACGGCAAGCCCGCCGGCAAGCAGGACGAGGGGAAGCGGACCGACGGTTAG
- a CDS encoding molybdenum cofactor biosynthesis protein MoaE — translation MGRMSRTYEDPSGPAVPDPGPLRLVAVRETPLSLDEVFAAVGDPAAGGTALFVGTVRDHDGGASVAGLGYSAHPTAGEALRRVAEKVAADFPVRALAAVHRVGELTIGDLAVVVAVSCPHRAEAFAACRRLIDDLKREVPIWKHQVFSDGTEEWVGA, via the coding sequence ATGGGGCGCATGTCCCGTACGTACGAAGATCCCTCCGGGCCCGCCGTCCCCGATCCGGGCCCCCTGCGTCTCGTGGCGGTCCGCGAGACCCCGCTCTCCCTGGACGAGGTCTTCGCCGCGGTGGGCGACCCCGCCGCCGGCGGCACCGCGCTCTTCGTGGGCACGGTGCGTGACCACGACGGCGGGGCCTCCGTCGCCGGGCTCGGCTACTCGGCGCACCCCACGGCCGGGGAGGCGCTGCGGCGGGTGGCCGAGAAGGTGGCGGCGGACTTCCCGGTGCGGGCGCTGGCCGCGGTGCACCGGGTCGGCGAGCTGACCATCGGGGACCTGGCCGTCGTCGTCGCCGTCTCCTGCCCACACCGCGCGGAGGCGTTCGCGGCCTGCCGCCGCCTCATCGACGACCTCAAGCGCGAGGTGCCGATCTGGAAGCACCAGGTCTTTTCCGACGGAACCGAAGAGTGGGTCGGCGCGTAG